AACCAGTACTTGTAAAAGAAGTTCGTCATATCTGCAGTGAGAACAAAGCTATACCAGTTGATCACCGGTTTGGCCGAAGCGGCAGCGCGAAAACGATCGGTGCGCCCTACAAGCCACGCGGTCAGGACGCCACCCCCGCTTCCTCCTGTTACAAACAGGTTTTGCGGATCCGCATAACCTTTCGCAAGCACCGCATCCACGCCGGACATCAAATCGTAAAAATCGTCACCGGGATAGTTATGGTGTATTAGGTTCCCAAACTCTTCACCGTAACTGTCGCTTCCGCGAGGATTGGCGTAAAACACAAAATAACCTGCAGCAGCATACAACTGAATATCTGCCGCAAACCGCGGTCCGTAATTCGCAACCGGACCTCCATGAATTTCTACAATCAATGGATATTTCTTGGAAGGATCGAACCCGGGTGGTTTTGCGATCCACCCTTGAATCTTCCTGCCATCCTTTGAAGACTCGTACCATATCTCTTCGATGGATGCGAGTTGTTTGTACGGAAGCAAATCTTCATTCAGATTCGTCAAAGTTGCTTTTGTCACGGCGACATCCGCAGGGCGCTGGGGTTGTGAATATGTGTATGCAAAGGCTCCGTTCTTTGCAACGGAAAAAGATCCGCCCGAATAAGGACGGTCCAGTGAAGTGCCCCCAACATTTTGAGCGAGTGTACGAATTTCGGAGTTCAATGTAACTTCCGCGATTCTGGTGTCACCTTGATCATCGTACTGGAATAAGATTGCTTTGCCGTCCTGGTTCCATACAGGATTGAATACATCGCGGTCCAATTTCGATGTAAGCACCCGCGAACCGCTGCCGTCGCGGTTCATGACAAAGAGCCGGGTCACCTGATAAAACTGAAAACGATCTTCATAACCTATGTAAGCGATCTTACTGCCATCCGGTGAGAGAGCGGGAGATTGATCCGGTCCTTTTCTGGATGTGAGCGCTTTGATGTTTCCAGTTTGCAAGGAAAGCTCGTAGATTTCAGAATTCTGCGGATCATATTCCCAGTCTGCGTTTCGATTCGCTGAAAAAAGAATGAATTTGGAGTCAAGTGTCCATGTGATTCTGCCGTTATGATCGAATAAACCCGTGGACAA
The window above is part of the bacterium genome. Proteins encoded here:
- a CDS encoding S9 family peptidase, producing MTKKLCSLVLAMTFVCVLSAENEKEFQMMDVFGLEYASDPQISPDGSQIVYERNFMDVMKDRKLSALWILRSDGSGHRPLTSGNSSDSSPSWSPDGKRLVYASSDGASTQIYLRWMDTGQTAKLAQLTQPFSELSWSPDGKWIGFFMLVQEKKEQFVKMPAKPEGAHWADDAKVIDKMIYRSDGAGYLKPGYWHLFVLPSEGGTPRQLSTGLFDHNGRITWTLDSKFILFSANRNADWEYDPQNSEIYELSLQTGNIKALTSRKGPDQSPALSPDGSKIAYIGYEDRFQFYQVTRLFVMNRDGSGSRVLTSKLDRDVFNPVWNQDGKAILFQYDDQGDTRIAEVTLNSEIRTLAQNVGGTSLDRPYSGGSFSVAKNGAFAYTYSQPQRPADVAVTKATLTNLNEDLLPYKQLASIEEIWYESSKDGRKIQGWIAKPPGFDPSKKYPLIVEIHGGPVANYGPRFAADIQLYAAAGYFVFYANPRGSDSYGEEFGNLIHHNYPGDDFYDLMSGVDAVLAKGYADPQNLFVTGGSGGGVLTAWLVGRTDRFRAAASAKPVINWYSFVLTADMTNFFYKYWFPGLPWDHSEHYMKRSPLALVGNVKTPTMVITGEADYRTPISESEQYYQALKLRKVDTLLVRIPGASHDIAARPSQLIAKVAHILAWFEKYRQK